GAAAGTCCATACGAATGCCTGATTCTTCACCCATTAACGCTTATTAACACGATGTCACTTAAATCTGCCAGTACCGATATACTCATGCAACTTGCCGAAGTGGTCGGTCAGTTAGCCGACGATGATTACGCTCGACCACTGTCGGTTCTTTCGGGCAATACCATCGGCAAACATGTCCGGCACATTCTCGAATTTTATGAATTGCTCGTCGCTAGTATCCAAATGGGGCAACTCAATTACGACCGGCGCCAACGCGACCTTCGCCTGGAAGTCGACACCGATGAAGCCCTTCGCCGGATCGGAGCCGTTGACCGAACGATTCACCGGATTGATCTGAATCAGCCGCTAATACTGACGGCCGACCTATCGGTTAAAGGAAACGAAGTCGTCCAGATTCCATCCTCCATAGCGAGGGAACTGCTGTACAACATTGAGCATGCCATTCATCACATGGCACTTATCCAGATTGCTATTCAGAACGACTTTCCGGCTGTGGACTTACCGATGCATTTTGGCGTGGCGTATTCAACGGTTCAGCACCAGTCGAAGTAAAGACTGGATTTCATAACTTCCTACCAGCGCATCGTATGCTTCTGCTTTTCTGTATTGTCTGCGTCATCAGCTTTCTAGGGTCTGTCCATCCGGGTACTGTTAATCTGGCTGTTATGCAAACGACCCTTAGCCATAATAAGCAGGCCGGAATCTGGCTGGCTTTGGGCGGTAGCCTGCCCGAAATTGTGTACAGTAGTCTGGCGGCCGGTGGGCTAATGCTCATACCCGCCAATTCGCACTGGATGGATCTGCTGACGATTGCGCCCATTCCGGTATTACTGGGGGCTGGACTCGTGGCCTTTCGGCAAAAACCGGTTGAACTTACTGAGGTAGCCGACCCAAAGCCCACATTACCCTTCTGGAAAGGATTTTTATTAGGCAGTACGAATCCACAGTTGCTACCATTCTGGTCGGCTGTATGGCTTTATCTGAGTCGGGTTCCTATGGGCTCTCATACACTGGTTCCGATCAATCAGCCCGCCAGTCCGTGGGTGTTTGCGCTGGGCACTGCAACAGGGGCGTTTGGCTTGCTGATTCTGGTTGTTTGGCTAACGGACCGCTTGCGCCAGCGAATTGTACAGTATATGAATGGTCGGTGGGTCAATCGGCTAACCGGCATTTTATTTATTGGTATGGCCCTTTGGCAAAGTATACAGGTATTGGCCTGACGGTTGAGACTAGCTAACTCATATCGTCGGCCAATACTCTGGTCAACAATCTCTCTCGAATGATACGGTTTCTGCGTGGATGGACTACCGCTTTCCGCTGGCGCATCGGATTGGTGCTGCTGGTGTTGATTATTGTTCTGCTGCCGCAGTGCATGTCGATTCGAATGTCGGATAAAGCCATCGCCCAATACTTTGCGAATCGCAGCGTAAAGCCCACGTTTGGAACCGTCAGCAACAACGGGCACACGGTTCATTATGCACGTATCGGGGCCGACTCCTTACCGACTGTATTGTTCATTCATGGCTCGCCGGGGTCCTGGGATGCCTTCATCGGTTTTTTTACGGATTCGTCGCTCTACAATCATGCCCAATTGATTTCGGTGGACCGACCGGGCTTTGGCAAGTCGGAATTGGGTCGGCCGGAAAAGTCTCTGCAAGCCCAGGCGGCTGCAATAGCCCCGTTACTCCGTCAGAAACCGGCAACGCCTAAACCCATTG
This window of the Spirosoma aerolatum genome carries:
- a CDS encoding DinB family protein codes for the protein MSLKSASTDILMQLAEVVGQLADDDYARPLSVLSGNTIGKHVRHILEFYELLVASIQMGQLNYDRRQRDLRLEVDTDEALRRIGAVDRTIHRIDLNQPLILTADLSVKGNEVVQIPSSIARELLYNIEHAIHHMALIQIAIQNDFPAVDLPMHFGVAYSTVQHQSK
- a CDS encoding LysE family translocator, with protein sequence MLLLFCIVCVISFLGSVHPGTVNLAVMQTTLSHNKQAGIWLALGGSLPEIVYSSLAAGGLMLIPANSHWMDLLTIAPIPVLLGAGLVAFRQKPVELTEVADPKPTLPFWKGFLLGSTNPQLLPFWSAVWLYLSRVPMGSHTLVPINQPASPWVFALGTATGAFGLLILVVWLTDRLRQRIVQYMNGRWVNRLTGILFIGMALWQSIQVLA